One segment of Microscilla marina ATCC 23134 DNA contains the following:
- a CDS encoding AlbA family DNA-binding domain-containing protein: MLYHDLKRLVRKGEGQTLEFKLKTTHPEKIVKEIVAFANSDGGILLVGIRDDLNIKGVKFPQEDEYVMKKAIEECCYPPINYQLEKIPIEGNREVLAYTIPASDKGPHRVIEGDKPNQGKVYVRVDHESIIAGKEMREILKGRRKKRDVRFQYGKKEEVLMKYLELNHHITVQQFAKAAEIPRKVASRTLILLVLAKVLQIYPQANKEDSFGRVEIET; the protein is encoded by the coding sequence ATGTTATACCATGATCTCAAAAGGTTGGTAAGGAAAGGTGAAGGACAAACCCTTGAGTTCAAGCTCAAAACAACCCACCCCGAAAAAATCGTAAAGGAAATAGTAGCTTTTGCTAACAGCGATGGAGGCATATTGCTAGTGGGCATTCGTGACGACCTCAACATCAAAGGGGTAAAGTTCCCTCAAGAAGACGAGTATGTCATGAAAAAAGCCATCGAAGAATGTTGTTACCCTCCTATCAATTATCAATTAGAAAAGATACCGATAGAGGGCAACCGCGAAGTGTTGGCGTATACGATTCCGGCGAGCGACAAGGGACCTCATCGTGTGATAGAGGGCGATAAGCCCAATCAAGGCAAAGTGTATGTCCGGGTTGATCACGAAAGTATCATTGCGGGCAAAGAAATGCGCGAAATTCTGAAAGGAAGGCGCAAAAAACGCGATGTGCGTTTTCAGTACGGTAAAAAAGAAGAGGTATTGATGAAATACCTTGAACTGAACCACCACATTACGGTGCAACAGTTTGCCAAAGCAGCAGAAATTCCACGCAAAGTGGCTTCACGCACCCTTATTTTACTGGTGTTGGCCAAAGTACTTCAGATTTACCCTCAAGCCAACAAAGAAGACTCTTTTGGCAGGGTAGAAATTGAAACTTAA
- a CDS encoding RNA polymerase sigma factor: MKDQEIVEKFKQPESKNYAFNMLVRTYQERIYWHIRKMVIDHEDANDLTQEVFVKVWKNLHKFQGKSQLYTWIYKIATNECLNFLTKKRKKFFVPIVDVKSELLSKLESSEHVSGDEIQLKLQKALLTLPDKQRLVFNMKYFDEMKYDDISEVVGTSVGALKASYHLAVKKIEKFLKED; the protein is encoded by the coding sequence TTGAAAGATCAAGAGATAGTAGAAAAATTTAAGCAGCCTGAGTCTAAAAACTATGCGTTCAATATGTTGGTAAGAACTTACCAGGAGCGCATTTACTGGCATATTCGCAAAATGGTGATTGACCACGAAGACGCAAATGACCTTACCCAGGAAGTGTTTGTAAAAGTTTGGAAAAACCTACATAAATTTCAGGGAAAGTCGCAATTATACACCTGGATCTATAAGATAGCCACCAACGAGTGTTTGAATTTTTTGACTAAAAAACGTAAAAAGTTTTTTGTGCCTATAGTAGATGTAAAGAGCGAATTGCTCAGCAAGCTCGAAAGCAGCGAACACGTCAGCGGTGACGAAATTCAGCTTAAACTGCAAAAGGCATTGCTAACCTTGCCCGACAAGCAACGCCTGGTATTTAATATGAAATATTTTGATGAGATGAAATACGACGATATTTCGGAAGTGGTGGGCACTAGTGTGGGTGCTTTGAAAGCGTCTTACCATTTGGCAGTAAAGAAGATAGAAAAGTTTTTGAAAGAAGATTAA
- a CDS encoding Spy/CpxP family protein refolding chaperone translates to MKSYLFLFLWVIGGSIQALAQSTNINPNPNSAKMKRIEQMRNKFIKERLNLTPEQEGKFWPIYNKYDAKKREIKQQKRKLRRRRALLTASDEQLVQKLKEFMALKQSEVDLEKAYLDKFLAVLNARQVTELYRAEDEFIRKLLRQLRRERRNKRRNGGGE, encoded by the coding sequence ATGAAATCATACCTTTTTTTGTTTTTGTGGGTGATAGGGGGCAGTATTCAGGCACTTGCCCAAAGCACCAACATTAACCCTAACCCCAACAGCGCCAAGATGAAACGCATTGAGCAAATGCGTAATAAATTTATAAAAGAGCGTTTGAACCTAACTCCTGAACAGGAAGGGAAGTTTTGGCCGATTTATAATAAGTATGACGCCAAGAAACGAGAGATTAAGCAGCAAAAAAGAAAGCTACGTCGCCGGAGGGCTTTGTTGACTGCCTCTGATGAACAGTTGGTGCAAAAACTGAAAGAATTTATGGCATTGAAACAGTCAGAAGTAGACCTCGAAAAAGCCTATTTGGATAAATTTTTGGCAGTACTCAATGCACGTCAGGTAACTGAACTTTACCGTGCTGAAGACGAGTTTATAAGAAAGTTACTCAGGCAATTACGGCGTGAACGGCGCAATAAACGCCGAAACGGTGGGGGAGAGTAG